One window of Streptomyces sp. FIT100 genomic DNA carries:
- a CDS encoding DUF742 domain-containing protein: MATPPGGHPYDGAHQSPGEQGRNRFNFPSTPSRQGGPQPYQRPQQPYDPSYDQPQPQSQPQAPRIQPVAPRRSPAPAPAAANHNPLVRPYAMTGGRTRPRYQLAIEALVSTTADPMRLQGQLPEHQRICQLCFEIKSVAEISALLSIPLGVARILVADLAEAGLVAIHQPGGDESAGGQPDVTLLERVLSGLRKL, encoded by the coding sequence GTGGCAACACCCCCAGGCGGACACCCATATGACGGTGCTCACCAGTCTCCGGGTGAGCAAGGCCGGAACCGCTTCAACTTTCCCTCCACGCCGAGCAGACAGGGCGGTCCGCAGCCGTACCAGCGGCCGCAGCAGCCGTACGACCCGTCCTACGACCAGCCCCAGCCTCAGTCTCAGCCCCAGGCACCCCGGATCCAGCCGGTGGCGCCTCGCCGGAGCCCCGCTCCGGCACCCGCGGCGGCCAACCACAACCCGTTGGTGCGTCCGTACGCGATGACCGGCGGCCGGACCCGGCCGCGCTACCAGCTCGCCATCGAGGCGCTGGTCAGCACCACGGCCGATCCGATGCGGCTGCAAGGGCAGTTGCCCGAGCACCAGCGGATCTGCCAGCTGTGCTTCGAGATCAAGTCGGTCGCCGAGATCTCGGCACTCCTCTCCATCCCCCTCGGCGTTGCCCGGATCCTCGTCGCCGACCTGGCGGAGGCCGGACTCGTCGCCATCCACCAGCCCGGCGGCGACGAGTCCGCCGGCGGCCAGCCAGACGTGACACTGCTCGAAAGGGTGCTCAGTGGACTTCGGAAGCTCTAG
- a CDS encoding roadblock/LC7 domain-containing protein produces MSQAAQNLNWLITNFVDNTPGVSHTVVVSADGLLLAMSEGFPRDRADQLAAVASGLTSLTAGASRIFEGGAVNQTVVEMERGFLFIMSVSDGSSLAVLAHPDADIGLVGYEMALLVDRAGSVLTPDLRAELQGSLLN; encoded by the coding sequence ATGAGCCAGGCGGCGCAGAATCTGAACTGGTTGATCACCAACTTCGTGGACAACACCCCCGGGGTGTCCCACACCGTGGTGGTCTCCGCCGACGGACTCCTGCTGGCGATGTCCGAGGGGTTCCCGCGCGACCGCGCCGACCAGCTGGCGGCCGTCGCATCCGGTCTGACCTCGCTGACCGCAGGTGCCTCGCGCATCTTCGAAGGCGGCGCCGTCAATCAGACCGTCGTGGAGATGGAGCGCGGCTTCCTCTTCATCATGTCCGTCTCGGACGGCTCCTCGCTGGCCGTACTCGCCCACCCCGACGCCGACATCGGCCTCGTGGGCTACGAGATGGCCCTCCTGGTCGACCGCGCCGGCAGCGTCCTCACCCCGGACCTCCGCGCCGAACTCCAGGGAAGTCTGCTCAACTAG
- a CDS encoding nitrate- and nitrite sensing domain-containing protein — protein sequence MRRSKSSSAEQLARGNFTPPPRAAASPADVQPVATPSSGSSSRLSPRNWRVPTRLNAILLIPALVGLVMGGFQVKGSIDTWNEAQDAEKTALIVRAASEYGQALLNERDLTAEPLLQGKRDAEIVEQTRAATDAAKKKFDEAVQDMPQKQGLERRLKLFRNAEPALADLRKAAYSVAFETAEKKQDNSGGPVATQEGYVGVHHYLMEFSNELGLGTGNVTSFGRMVYAIQLAKAAESLQRSIGMELLVRPSDKQAVKGGQVLAFSSYAYLEGIALGEYVSGGTDEDTEKLKSVMGAKSEEGAAKLTAAAQQAKAAGIDFKAPPVKNGSVYDGMVAAIGTGDDPEELAARGVTPTVWMAAATAKFDGYTEIEKDLVDKSVSEAARIADEARTDAVVNGLITIIALLTAFIVAGMVARQMSRSMRQLRTAAFGIAEQRLPMLVDQLSRTEPGRVDTRVQPIPIDTQDEIGEVARAFDQVHREAVRLAAEQALLRGNVNAIFTNLSRRNQSLIEGQLTLITDLENNEADPDQLENLFRLDHLATRMRRNGENLLVLAGEEPGRRWNQPVPLVDVLRAASSEVEAYERIELTGVPESEIHGQAVTDLVHLLAELLENATTFSSPQTKVRVTATRLPDGRVMVEIHDKGIGLTAEDFADINHKLANPPTVDAAVSQRMGLFVVGRLADRHGIRVQLRPSGEQAGTTSLVMLPDAITHGGGGEPLAAQDDFTVSQMIPTQQAFDAAPMRTAAELGFDDSRYEDQPADSRQLDPVNRSLMREERRAALGSQAHGGDRPLFRDEAQQPAYGEQEQYAEYAEGQYADEQYDQGFAPQEQQPAYEQNGYGYDGGDGYDRTGEFPASGGYPEHAEQGYAEGSYDAPQEHQAPYDNSFAHGSHQGDWAEQSGYQGAYEPEYRPDAESAQGAPANGSDRVGFDRPGTAPSNGHQLTDAGLPRRGGGQPAQGGQAAQTPAPQAPPHDGRGDTEGSDGWRSANDERWQRAEKLRKPAAGGVTTSGLPRRVPKANLVEGTAEQTPQGGPQVSRAPEDVRGRLSNLRRGVQKGRSAGNDTNGMATRDPQSGPGNTYNQER from the coding sequence GTGAGGCGAAGCAAATCGAGCTCCGCAGAGCAGCTGGCGCGGGGCAACTTCACCCCGCCCCCGCGTGCAGCGGCGTCGCCTGCGGATGTGCAGCCCGTGGCGACCCCCAGCAGCGGCAGCTCCAGCAGACTGTCCCCGCGCAACTGGCGTGTGCCCACCCGGCTGAACGCCATCCTCCTGATCCCTGCACTGGTCGGCCTCGTCATGGGCGGCTTCCAGGTGAAGGGCTCGATCGACACCTGGAACGAGGCGCAGGACGCCGAGAAGACGGCGCTCATCGTGCGCGCCGCCTCGGAGTACGGCCAGGCGCTGCTCAACGAGCGTGACCTCACCGCCGAGCCGCTGCTCCAGGGCAAGCGGGACGCCGAGATCGTCGAGCAGACCCGGGCGGCCACCGACGCCGCCAAGAAGAAGTTCGACGAGGCCGTCCAGGACATGCCCCAGAAGCAGGGCCTGGAGCGCCGCCTCAAGCTCTTCCGGAACGCCGAGCCCGCCCTCGCGGACCTGCGCAAGGCCGCCTACTCGGTCGCGTTCGAGACCGCCGAGAAGAAGCAGGACAACTCCGGCGGGCCGGTGGCCACGCAGGAGGGCTACGTCGGGGTCCACCACTACCTGATGGAGTTCTCGAACGAACTCGGCCTCGGTACCGGGAACGTCACCAGCTTCGGCCGCATGGTCTACGCGATCCAGCTCGCCAAGGCCGCCGAGTCGCTCCAGCGCTCCATCGGCATGGAACTGCTGGTGCGCCCGAGCGACAAGCAGGCCGTCAAGGGCGGCCAGGTCCTCGCCTTCTCCTCGTACGCCTACCTGGAGGGCATCGCCCTCGGTGAGTACGTCTCCGGCGGTACGGACGAGGACACCGAGAAGCTCAAGTCGGTCATGGGCGCCAAGTCGGAGGAGGGCGCCGCCAAGCTCACCGCCGCCGCCCAGCAGGCCAAGGCCGCCGGCATCGACTTCAAGGCCCCGCCCGTCAAGAACGGCTCCGTCTACGACGGGATGGTGGCCGCCATCGGCACCGGCGACGACCCCGAGGAGCTCGCCGCGCGCGGTGTGACGCCGACGGTCTGGATGGCCGCCGCCACCGCCAAGTTCGACGGCTACACGGAGATCGAGAAGGACCTCGTCGACAAGTCCGTGTCCGAGGCCGCCCGGATCGCCGACGAGGCCAGGACCGACGCCGTCGTCAACGGTCTGATCACCATCATCGCCCTGCTCACCGCGTTCATCGTGGCCGGCATGGTGGCCCGCCAGATGAGCCGCTCGATGCGCCAGCTGCGCACCGCGGCCTTCGGCATCGCCGAGCAGCGGCTGCCGATGCTGGTCGACCAGCTGTCCCGTACCGAGCCCGGCCGGGTCGACACCCGGGTGCAGCCGATCCCGATCGACACGCAGGACGAGATCGGCGAGGTCGCCCGCGCCTTCGACCAGGTCCACCGCGAGGCCGTGCGGCTCGCCGCCGAGCAGGCCCTGCTCCGTGGCAACGTCAACGCGATCTTCACCAACCTGTCGCGCCGCAACCAGTCGCTGATCGAGGGCCAGCTGACCCTGATCACCGACCTGGAGAACAACGAGGCCGACCCGGACCAGCTGGAGAACCTCTTCAGGCTGGACCACCTCGCGACCCGTATGCGCCGCAACGGCGAGAACCTCCTCGTCCTCGCCGGCGAGGAGCCCGGCCGCCGCTGGAACCAGCCGGTGCCGCTGGTGGACGTGCTCCGCGCCGCCTCCTCCGAGGTGGAGGCGTACGAGCGCATCGAGCTGACCGGTGTCCCGGAGAGCGAGATCCACGGCCAGGCCGTGACCGACCTCGTGCACCTCCTCGCCGAGCTGCTGGAGAACGCGACGACGTTCTCCTCGCCGCAGACGAAGGTCCGCGTCACCGCGACCCGGCTGCCCGACGGCCGCGTCATGGTCGAGATCCACGACAAGGGCATCGGCCTGACCGCCGAGGACTTCGCCGACATCAACCACAAGCTGGCCAACCCGCCGACGGTGGACGCCGCCGTCTCGCAGCGCATGGGCCTGTTCGTGGTCGGCCGCCTCGCCGACCGGCACGGCATCCGCGTCCAGCTGCGCCCCTCGGGCGAGCAGGCCGGTACGACCTCGCTGGTGATGCTCCCGGACGCGATCACCCACGGTGGCGGTGGCGAGCCCCTCGCCGCCCAGGACGACTTCACCGTCTCGCAGATGATCCCGACGCAGCAGGCGTTCGACGCCGCCCCGATGCGCACCGCCGCGGAGCTTGGCTTCGACGACTCCCGCTACGAGGACCAGCCGGCGGACTCCCGCCAGCTGGACCCGGTCAACCGCTCGCTGATGCGCGAGGAGCGCCGGGCGGCGCTCGGATCGCAGGCGCACGGCGGCGACCGCCCGCTCTTCCGCGACGAGGCCCAGCAGCCGGCCTACGGCGAGCAGGAGCAGTACGCCGAGTACGCCGAGGGCCAGTACGCCGACGAGCAGTACGACCAGGGCTTCGCACCGCAGGAGCAGCAGCCCGCGTACGAGCAGAACGGCTACGGCTACGACGGTGGCGACGGCTACGACCGCACCGGCGAGTTCCCGGCCTCCGGCGGTTACCCCGAGCACGCCGAACAGGGCTATGCGGAAGGCTCGTACGACGCGCCGCAGGAGCACCAGGCGCCGTACGACAACTCGTTCGCGCACGGCTCCCACCAGGGCGACTGGGCCGAACAGAGCGGCTACCAGGGCGCGTACGAGCCGGAGTACCGGCCGGATGCGGAATCTGCGCAGGGCGCTCCCGCGAACGGCTCCGACCGCGTAGGCTTCGACCGTCCGGGCACCGCTCCGAGCAACGGCCACCAGCTCACCGACGCCGGTCTGCCGCGCCGCGGTGGCGGCCAGCCGGCCCAGGGCGGCCAGGCCGCACAGACCCCGGCTCCGCAGGCACCGCCGCACGACGGCCGGGGCGACACGGAGGGTTCCGACGGCTGGCGTTCGGCGAATGACGAGCGCTGGCAGCGGGCCGAGAAGCTCCGCAAGCCCGCGGCCGGCGGAGTCACCACGTCCGGTCTCCCCCGGCGCGTCCCCAAGGCCAATCTGGTCGAGGGCACGGCGGAGCAGACCCCGCAGGGCGGACCCCAGGTTTCCCGCGCCCCTGAAGACGTGCGCGGCAGGTTGAGCAACCTGCGGCGCGGTGTTCAAAAGGGACGCAGCGCGGGAAACGACACGAACGGAATGGCCACTCGCGATCCACAGAGTGGCCCGGGTAATACCTACAACCAGGAGCGTTAG
- a CDS encoding ATP/GTP-binding protein, which produces MDFGSSSGGAGRATTSAKIVVAGGFGVGKTTFVGAVSEINPLRTEAVMTSASAGIDDLTHTGGKTTTTVAMDFGRITLDQDLILYLFGTPGQDRFWFMWDDLVRGAIGAVVLVDTRRLADCFPAVDYFENSGLPFVVALNGFEGHQPYTPDEVREALQIGPGTPIITTDARHRADAKSALITLVEHALMARLK; this is translated from the coding sequence GTGGACTTCGGAAGCTCTAGCGGCGGAGCGGGACGGGCGACCACCTCCGCGAAGATCGTGGTGGCGGGCGGCTTCGGCGTGGGCAAGACCACGTTCGTCGGCGCCGTCTCGGAGATCAACCCGCTGCGTACCGAGGCCGTCATGACATCCGCGTCCGCGGGCATCGACGACCTCACTCACACCGGAGGCAAGACGACCACCACGGTCGCCATGGACTTCGGCCGCATCACCCTGGACCAGGACCTGATCCTGTACCTCTTCGGTACCCCCGGACAGGACCGCTTCTGGTTCATGTGGGACGACCTCGTCCGCGGCGCCATCGGCGCCGTCGTACTCGTCGACACCCGCCGCCTCGCCGACTGCTTCCCCGCCGTCGACTACTTCGAGAACAGCGGACTCCCCTTCGTCGTGGCACTCAACGGCTTCGAAGGACACCAGCCGTACACCCCCGACGAGGTACGTGAAGCGCTCCAGATCGGGCCAGGGACCCCGATCATCACCACCGACGCCCGCCACCGCGCGGACGCCAAGAGCGCCCTCATCACCCTCGTCGAGCACGCACTCATGGCCCGTCTCAAGTAG
- a CDS encoding DUF742 domain-containing protein: MTPPPASHDPYGVPVDTDYGHEGDQPLVRPYAMTGGRTRPRYQLAIEALVSTTADPAHLATLLPEHQRICHLCREVKSVAEVSALLSMPLGVARILVADLAEAGMVAIHQPGNGEAGGTPDVTLLERVLSGLRKL, translated from the coding sequence ATGACCCCGCCCCCCGCCTCTCACGATCCGTACGGTGTCCCGGTGGACACCGATTACGGTCATGAAGGCGACCAGCCGCTGGTGCGTCCTTATGCGATGACCGGCGGCCGGACCCGGCCGCGCTACCAGCTCGCCATCGAGGCGCTGGTCAGCACCACGGCCGACCCGGCGCATCTTGCGACACTTCTGCCCGAGCACCAGCGGATCTGCCACCTGTGCCGGGAGGTCAAGTCGGTCGCCGAGGTGTCGGCGCTGCTGTCCATGCCGCTCGGTGTGGCGCGGATCCTCGTGGCGGACCTGGCGGAGGCAGGCATGGTGGCGATCCACCAGCCGGGCAACGGAGAGGCCGGCGGCACGCCGGACGTGACACTGCTCGAAAGGGTGCTCAGTGGACTTCGGAAGCTCTAG
- a CDS encoding roadblock/LC7 domain-containing protein, producing MSQAAQNLNWLITNFVDNTPGVSHTVVVSADGLLLAMSEGFPRDRADQLAAVASGLTSLTAGASRIFEGGTVSQTVVEMERGFLFIMSVSDGSSLAVLAHPDADIGLVGYEMALLVDRAGSVLTPDLRAELQGSLLH from the coding sequence ATGAGCCAGGCGGCGCAGAATCTGAACTGGTTGATCACCAACTTCGTGGACAACACCCCCGGGGTGTCCCACACCGTGGTGGTCTCCGCCGACGGACTCCTGCTGGCGATGTCCGAGGGGTTCCCGCGCGACCGCGCCGACCAGCTGGCGGCCGTCGCATCCGGTCTGACCTCGCTGACCGCAGGTGCCTCGCGCATCTTCGAAGGCGGCACGGTCAGTCAGACCGTCGTGGAGATGGAGCGCGGCTTCCTCTTCATCATGTCCGTCTCGGACGGCTCCTCGCTGGCCGTACTCGCCCACCCCGACGCCGACATCGGCCTCGTGGGCTACGAGATGGCCCTCCTGGTCGACCGCGCCGGCAGCGTCCTCACCCCGGACCTCCGCGCCGAACTCCAGGGAAGTCTGCTGCACTAG
- a CDS encoding nitrate- and nitrite sensing domain-containing protein has product MGSPPARHGRGDAAAEHEPHGGTDRGSSPQHTQNQAQPPGSDGGDRGTRSGAAPGGAAGATAPLKPKGPTDTGSRIALRNWRISTRLVSLLTLPVVAATTLGGLRINESMSDMEQLEHMQLLTKMTREATALAEALQNERDHAAGPLAHGSDPATDFKVTQPRKVTDQRKEAFLDATSDIGDTTGDDALESIRSNVAQIAQQIHAITEIRQKAYAKGGSPTQTITQYGRLIDSLLSLSQDMAQATSNPDMIKRTRALAAFSSAKEYASIQRAIIAAALPKNATGSITLSENDRQTGQDAAENERQEMESFNAIYASLGGNAEELVAPLETGNSEIEKADKYADRLLRNKGNLTGFERRSYLDWTDQADTKIQAMNTIEETLLGEMESRARELKQESQQDAIINGALILVVLGVSLVGAFVVARSMIRSLRRLQDTATKVAQDRLPELVKQLSESDPQDVDTHVESVGVHSRDEIGQVAAAFDDVHREAVRLAAEQALLRGNVNAMFTNLSRRSQGLIQRQLSLISELESREADPDQLSSLFKLDHLATRMRRNGENLLVLAGEEPGRRWTRPVPLVDVLRAAASEVEQYERIELAAVPATEVAGRVVNDLVHLLAELLENATSFSSPQTKVRVTGHALPDGRVLVEIHDTGIGLSPEDLAAINERLASPPTVDVSVSRRMGLFVVGRLSLRHGIRIQLRPSDSGGTTALVMLPVDVAHGGKKAPGKPGAGAQNGAPQGPAGPGGGRGPAGGPGGPGGAGGPGGGRPGLGGGPSGGPGGASAGMLGAGAPRGQVGAGSAPRAALPGRDGAPYQGGPQQDPSRQAGAPAGAFGADSGRGRPGAQDRQDTPQGGTRGRGRNRQGAPAADDRGRQLPTSGGPRGELPGSGQQGPRAQRPETTSWGSEQPSVPQRSPMDAPRGHEDPESTGQYARPMGAANDRQGPGSTAEFARPDFQGPRPGAQDPAATEQFARPDYNAPRPAPAQQAYGQGAQRQQRDTADYGAPRPPAGSLPPQQQHDALPPANSPGDGRTPLYDTLETNWFHGAHGGQGGQGAPNGYGAGGQQPPAAPQQPGGRPAAAMPPRRPAGQGGQPGQPGQSGQYNASAPAWRTSPNDDLVRQAERARKPSAGGITTSGLPKRVPRANLVPGTAQEQSHQSGPQVSRAPDDVRGRLTNLRRGIQQGRQAGSTGNTGSFNGGPTHRQER; this is encoded by the coding sequence ATGGGGTCTCCCCCGGCCCGCCATGGCCGAGGGGATGCTGCGGCGGAGCACGAGCCGCACGGCGGGACCGACCGCGGCTCCTCGCCCCAGCACACCCAGAACCAGGCCCAGCCCCCGGGCAGTGACGGCGGCGACCGCGGTACGCGCTCCGGCGCGGCGCCAGGCGGCGCAGCCGGCGCGACGGCCCCGCTGAAGCCCAAGGGCCCCACCGACACGGGCTCGCGAATAGCGCTGCGCAACTGGCGCATCAGCACCCGACTGGTCTCCCTGCTCACGCTCCCCGTGGTCGCCGCGACCACGCTGGGCGGACTCCGTATCAACGAGTCGATGAGCGACATGGAGCAGCTGGAGCACATGCAGCTGCTCACGAAGATGACCAGAGAGGCGACCGCGCTCGCCGAGGCGCTCCAGAACGAGCGCGACCACGCGGCCGGCCCGCTGGCGCACGGCAGCGACCCCGCGACGGACTTCAAGGTCACACAGCCCCGCAAGGTCACCGACCAGCGCAAGGAGGCATTCCTCGATGCCACCAGCGACATCGGTGACACCACGGGGGACGACGCGCTGGAGAGCATCCGCTCCAACGTCGCCCAGATCGCCCAGCAGATCCACGCGATCACCGAGATCCGGCAGAAGGCGTACGCCAAGGGCGGGTCGCCCACCCAGACGATCACGCAGTACGGCCGTCTGATCGACTCGCTGCTGAGCCTGTCCCAGGACATGGCCCAGGCGACCAGCAACCCGGACATGATCAAGCGGACCCGCGCGCTGGCCGCGTTCTCGTCCGCCAAGGAGTACGCGTCGATCCAGCGCGCCATCATCGCGGCCGCGCTGCCGAAGAACGCCACGGGCTCGATCACGCTGTCCGAGAACGACCGCCAGACCGGCCAGGACGCGGCGGAGAACGAGCGCCAGGAGATGGAGTCGTTCAACGCCATCTACGCCTCGCTCGGCGGCAACGCGGAGGAGCTGGTGGCTCCGCTGGAGACCGGCAACTCCGAGATCGAGAAGGCGGACAAGTACGCGGACCGGCTGCTGCGCAACAAGGGCAACCTGACCGGCTTCGAGCGCCGCAGCTACCTGGACTGGACCGACCAGGCGGACACCAAGATCCAGGCGATGAACACCATCGAGGAGACCCTCCTCGGTGAGATGGAGAGCCGCGCCCGCGAGCTGAAGCAGGAGTCGCAGCAGGACGCCATCATCAACGGTGCGCTGATCCTGGTCGTCCTCGGCGTCTCGCTCGTCGGCGCCTTCGTCGTCGCCCGGTCCATGATCCGCTCGCTGCGCCGCCTCCAGGACACCGCGACCAAGGTCGCCCAGGACCGGCTGCCCGAGCTCGTCAAGCAGCTCTCCGAGTCCGACCCGCAGGACGTCGACACCCACGTCGAGTCCGTCGGTGTGCACTCCCGGGACGAGATCGGCCAGGTGGCCGCGGCCTTCGACGACGTGCACCGCGAGGCGGTCCGCCTCGCCGCCGAGCAGGCCCTGCTCCGTGGCAACGTCAACGCGATGTTCACCAACCTGTCGCGCCGTTCGCAGGGTCTCATCCAGCGTCAGCTGTCGCTCATCTCCGAGCTGGAGTCCCGCGAGGCCGACCCGGACCAGCTGTCCTCGCTCTTCAAGCTGGACCACCTCGCGACCCGTATGCGCCGGAACGGCGAGAACCTCCTCGTCCTCGCGGGCGAGGAGCCGGGCCGCCGCTGGACCCGGCCCGTCCCGCTCGTCGACGTGCTCCGTGCCGCCGCCTCCGAGGTGGAGCAGTACGAGCGCATCGAGCTGGCCGCCGTGCCGGCCACCGAGGTCGCCGGCCGCGTCGTCAACGACCTCGTGCACCTCCTCGCCGAGCTGCTGGAGAACGCGACGTCGTTCTCCTCGCCGCAGACCAAGGTCCGGGTGACCGGTCACGCGCTTCCGGACGGCCGCGTCCTCGTCGAGATCCACGACACCGGAATCGGCCTCTCCCCCGAGGACCTCGCCGCGATCAACGAGCGGCTGGCGTCGCCGCCGACCGTGGACGTCTCGGTCTCCCGCCGCATGGGTCTGTTCGTGGTCGGCCGCCTGTCCCTGAGGCACGGCATCCGGATCCAGCTGCGTCCGTCCGACTCCGGTGGTACGACCGCGCTGGTCATGCTCCCCGTCGATGTCGCCCACGGCGGCAAGAAGGCTCCGGGCAAGCCCGGTGCGGGCGCGCAGAACGGCGCCCCGCAGGGGCCCGCGGGTCCCGGTGGCGGACGCGGTCCGGCCGGTGGGCCCGGCGGTCCGGGCGGAGCCGGTGGCCCCGGCGGCGGCCGGCCCGGTCTCGGCGGAGGTCCCTCGGGCGGCCCCGGCGGCGCGTCCGCGGGAATGCTCGGCGCCGGTGCGCCGCGCGGCCAGGTCGGCGCGGGATCGGCGCCGCGGGCGGCGCTGCCCGGGCGGGACGGCGCGCCGTACCAGGGCGGCCCCCAGCAGGACCCGTCGCGTCAGGCCGGGGCTCCGGCCGGCGCGTTCGGCGCCGACAGCGGCCGTGGCCGGCCCGGCGCCCAGGACCGTCAGGACACCCCCCAGGGCGGCACCCGCGGACGCGGACGCAACCGGCAGGGCGCGCCCGCCGCTGACGACCGCGGCCGTCAGCTGCCGACCTCCGGTGGCCCGCGCGGCGAGCTGCCGGGCAGCGGCCAGCAGGGCCCGCGCGCGCAGCGCCCCGAGACCACCAGCTGGGGCAGCGAGCAGCCGTCCGTGCCGCAGCGCTCCCCGATGGACGCCCCGCGCGGCCACGAGGACCCCGAGTCCACCGGCCAGTACGCCCGCCCCATGGGCGCGGCGAACGACCGGCAGGGCCCCGGCTCCACCGCCGAGTTCGCCCGCCCGGACTTCCAGGGCCCCCGGCCCGGCGCCCAGGACCCGGCCGCCACGGAGCAGTTCGCGCGTCCGGACTACAACGCCCCGCGTCCCGCCCCCGCGCAGCAGGCTTACGGCCAGGGCGCCCAGCGTCAGCAGCGCGACACGGCCGACTACGGAGCACCGCGTCCCCCGGCCGGGAGCCTGCCTCCGCAGCAGCAGCACGACGCGCTGCCGCCGGCGAACAGCCCCGGTGACGGCCGTACGCCGCTGTACGACACACTGGAGACCAACTGGTTCCACGGTGCGCACGGCGGCCAGGGCGGCCAGGGCGCTCCGAACGGCTACGGCGCTGGGGGCCAGCAGCCCCCGGCCGCTCCGCAGCAGCCCGGCGGGCGTCCGGCAGCGGCCATGCCGCCGCGCCGCCCCGCAGGCCAGGGCGGTCAGCCGGGCCAGCCCGGCCAGAGCGGTCAGTACAACGCGAGTGCGCCCGCCTGGCGCACCTCGCCCAACGACGATCTGGTGCGCCAGGCCGAGCGGGCCCGCAAGCCCTCGGCCGGCGGGATCACCACGTCGGGTCTGCCCAAGCGGGTTCCGCGCGCCAACCTGGTGCCCGGTACCGCGCAGGAGCAGAGCCACCAGTCGGGTCCGCAGGTCTCCCGCGCCCCCGACGACGTCAGGGGCCGGCTGACCAACCTCCGCCGGGGTATCCAGCAGGGCCGCCAGGCGGGCAGCACCGGCAACACGGGCAGCTTCAACGGCGGCCCCACTCACCGTCAGGAGCGTTAG
- a CDS encoding fumarylacetoacetate hydrolase family protein yields the protein MRIARFSIDGNVAFGAVEGDGTGDPAGLVLDIIKGIPYADFELSGTKVPLSKVRLLPPVLPNKVVAIGRNYAEHAAELGNEVPDVPVAFFKPTTSVIGSGDAIEYPSFSHELHHEAELAVVIGRLCREVPRERVKDVVFGYTCANDVTARDAQKREKQWARAKGFDTSCPLGPWVETDLDPADLTIQCTVNGEQRQLGRTSDMIRSIEDLVVHITEAMTLLPGDVILTGTPAGVGPLNVGDEVAVTIEGIGTLTNKVIKRG from the coding sequence GTGCGCATCGCCAGATTCTCCATCGACGGCAATGTCGCCTTCGGCGCTGTCGAGGGCGACGGGACCGGCGACCCCGCCGGCCTCGTCCTCGACATCATCAAGGGCATTCCCTACGCCGACTTCGAGCTCTCCGGTACCAAGGTCCCGCTGAGCAAGGTCCGGCTCCTGCCGCCCGTACTCCCCAACAAGGTCGTGGCCATCGGCCGCAACTACGCGGAGCACGCGGCGGAGCTCGGCAACGAGGTCCCGGACGTGCCCGTCGCCTTCTTCAAGCCCACCACCTCGGTGATCGGCTCCGGTGACGCCATCGAGTACCCGTCCTTCTCCCACGAGCTGCACCACGAGGCCGAGCTCGCCGTCGTCATCGGCCGGCTGTGCCGCGAGGTCCCGCGCGAGCGCGTCAAGGACGTCGTCTTCGGCTACACCTGCGCCAACGACGTCACCGCGCGCGACGCCCAGAAGCGCGAGAAGCAGTGGGCCCGGGCCAAGGGCTTCGACACCTCGTGCCCGCTCGGCCCCTGGGTGGAGACCGACCTCGACCCCGCCGACCTCACCATCCAGTGCACGGTCAACGGCGAGCAGCGCCAGCTGGGTCGGACGAGCGACATGATCCGCTCCATCGAGGACCTGGTCGTCCACATCACCGAGGCCATGACGCTGCTCCCCGGAGACGTCATCCTCACCGGCACCCCCGCCGGGGTCGGCCCCCTCAACGTCGGCGACGAGGTCGCCGTCACCATCGAAGGCATCGGCACTCTCACCAACAAGGTGATCAAGCGTGGCTAA